The genomic DNA ACCATATTTAACTGAACTTCCGGCATCTTCCTATGTGAAAATATTTCTTTTGTCCTAAGCAAAATGCTACTATAGATTGCCTTTGACTGTAAATCATCTTTCTTAACTGGAATCTGCTTTAAATACTCAACCTCAATTATTGGAAAATCTTCATTAAGAACAACCTTAACAAACTTAACCCTGTCAATAGTTGAAACAAAAATATTATATCCACCATCAGGAAGATTAATTTTTTTCACTATCTTAGCAGTAATACCAACAGAATAAACATCCCGTTTATAATTGATAGCTATTTTATCGCTCTTATTTCCAGTTTTTTCTAAAAACTTATCACGCAAAACAAATAAGGAGACAATACCATTGCCCTTATTAACATAATCAACAGCTTTCATATCAGTATCAGAAACTATAATAATCGGAATAAACATACCCGGGAATATAGGGTGTGATGGAACTGCAATTAAAGGCACTCTTACAGGCTTATCAAAATGAGGTAAAATGGCAGCAGAATCATTTGAATGCTTTTTCCCCTTAGAGTCAGTGTTTTTTAATTCTTCCATAAAAGATTAAATCTCCTTAAGCTCAATTATAACAAAAGAAAATTTTTATGAAAATTCATTTAATATTGAATTCTTTTATTATACAATAATGTATAATGCAGTTTAATAAAATTAATGCTATCATAATAACTTCATATCATAAAAAGAATTATTATTTTTTAAGTTTATTTCATCCAAAAGGAATCATTAATACAATTGTTTACAGTTCCACCATAAAAAAATTTAAATCAAACATTAATACGTTAGTGAAGGCCAATTTTGAGATCGTAAAAGAAAATAATTTATGTAAAATAATAGAAGTCAATGACGAAGAATTTATTTTAAAAGATCTAACTTATGAAAAACTAATAATCATTAATCTTTGGTTAAAATTAATTAATTTAAGTTTTGACGACGGAGAATGTTTTGAGTTATTCACAAAAGCTACAGATGTTCTTAACACTTCAACTATGGAAAAAGCATATTTAGTTGACTTACAATACAAGATAAGATTTTTAATAATAAAAGGCTTTCTCTATTTATCAAATTCATGTTTCACATGTAATAAACAAATAGAAAATAATTATCATTATGACACGCATATTAATGGTTTTAATTGCATAAATTGTACTAGTAACAAAAATCACTATATTAATACAGAAAGTTTTAAATATTTAAAAGATACAATTCAAAAGAATATAAGTTCTTCCTTACTCATAGATTTACCCAGTAAATCAAAAGCACTTATTGAATTTATGATAAAAAATAAAATAAATGCAGAATTTGAAAAAACATTACTCTAAATAAAACAAACTGGAAACAAGAAATGAAAATTTGGAAAAAAAAAGAAATTGATATAAAAAAAGAAGACATAATAAATATTACAAAGAAATATAATATTAGCCTCCTTGAAGCAACACTGCTCATGAGAAGAGAAATCAAGGAAGAAGACTTTTTGTTCTTTATTGAAGATAGTGTAAATTTAATGCATAATCCTTTCCTACTCAAAAACATAGATAAATTCATTTATAGAATAAATGAGGCTATTGAAGAGAATGAAAATGTATTAATCTTTGGAGACAAAGACGCTGACGGAATCACGGCTACAATCATAATGTATGAAACACTTAAAGATTTTGGTCTTAATGTAACATACAAGATACCCTCTAATGGAGAATTTTATGGCATTACAAAAGAACTAATTGACAAAGCTCATGAAGATAAAATATCAATAATAATTACCGTTGATTGTGGTATTTCTAATATTGAAGAAGCAAATTATGCAAGATCAAAAAATATAGAAGTAATTATTACAGATCACCATCTTCCCAACAAAGAGCTTGACACAGAAATTATTATTATTAATCCCCATTTAAAAGGCGATTTATCTCCATTTAAAGAAATAGCTGGATGCTATGTTAGCTTTAAAGCATGTCTTGCCTTCTATCTATCCACCACCAATCTTTATAACAAAAACATTGTGTTTTTATTTTTAGAAAAAATGAGTAATAAAATTGTTCTTGATGCAATAGAGATAAATAACTACATTTTAAAAAAACATCTCTCACTAGAAAGCAATAATGACCTACAAATTAATATCAATAAGCTAGAAGCATTTTCAAAAGACAAATACATAATCGTATTTAACAAAAATGAACAAAATCAACTTTTAAATGAATTCTTTAATCAAAAAATAGATATTGAAACAATTGATATTAGTGAAGATTTTATAAGAAAATATCCAAAATTTGCTAAAAAAACACTAAAAGAACTCATTCAAATTATAAAGTACTTTAAATATAAAGAAACTCATATCAAAGACAAGCTATATTATGTTTTTTATAACATCTTATTTGAAATAAATAAAGATTTACTAAAAAAATGCCTTAAAAATCTTAAATTTGTTGCAATAGGAACCATTGCTGATAATATGCCAATTATTAATGAAAATCGAATAGTTGTAAAAGAGGGACTTAAAGAAATTGCACTAAAAGAGAGAATTCCCATTAACTGTTTACTAAAAGATGCTAACTTATTAACAAAGCCAATAATAAACTCATCAGATATAGCTTTTAAGATTGCTCCTATATTGAATTCAACAGGAAGGCTTGAAAAAGCAGATATTACAATTAAATTTTTATTAAACGAAGACATTAATAACATAGAAAACAAGTTTAAAGAAATTAAAAATATAAACACTTTAAGAAAACAAAAGGAAGATATCTCTTGGAATACACATAACGAGAATACCATTTTCAAAAATGATAAATTCATTGTATGTTATGACAAACATACTCCAAAGGGTATTAGTTCTAGAATGGCAACAAGACTGTCCTCTTACTATCAAAAAGTTGCTGTTTTTTTGACAAAACAAGGCAATATAATTAAAGGTTCTATAAGATCAAACAATAAAATCAATTCAAAAGATTTAATCTCAATGATACCATGCTCTTTATTAATAAATTCTGGAGGTCATAAAGCGGCCGCTGGTTTTACGCTTTATGAGGATGTGCTAAATGAGTTCATTAAAAAACTTGAACATGCTCTTGAAGAAATAGAATACAATGATTTACGTGAAGACTCCATACTCATTGATGCCATTATACCCAAAGACTTTAAAAAAGAAGAGCTTTTAA from Borrelia turcica IST7 includes the following:
- the recJ gene encoding single-stranded-DNA-specific exonuclease RecJ, translated to MKIWKKKEIDIKKEDIINITKKYNISLLEATLLMRREIKEEDFLFFIEDSVNLMHNPFLLKNIDKFIYRINEAIEENENVLIFGDKDADGITATIIMYETLKDFGLNVTYKIPSNGEFYGITKELIDKAHEDKISIIITVDCGISNIEEANYARSKNIEVIITDHHLPNKELDTEIIIINPHLKGDLSPFKEIAGCYVSFKACLAFYLSTTNLYNKNIVFLFLEKMSNKIVLDAIEINNYILKKHLSLESNNDLQININKLEAFSKDKYIIVFNKNEQNQLLNEFFNQKIDIETIDISEDFIRKYPKFAKKTLKELIQIIKYFKYKETHIKDKLYYVFYNILFEINKDLLKKCLKNLKFVAIGTIADNMPIINENRIVVKEGLKEIALKERIPINCLLKDANLLTKPIINSSDIAFKIAPILNSTGRLEKADITIKFLLNEDINNIENKFKEIKNINTLRKQKEDISWNTHNENTIFKNDKFIVCYDKHTPKGISSRMATRLSSYYQKVAVFLTKQGNIIKGSIRSNNKINSKDLISMIPCSLLINSGGHKAAAGFTLYEDVLNEFIKKLEHALEEIEYNDLREDSILIDAIIPKDFKKEELLKIIDLFEPYGHGFREFILTMEDVSVQDLRTIDKNGTSKHISMKIKNNQDYYRAIYFNGTKNIQELGIKDGQNIDIIFTVSEDFYNQSDKILKIMDIKKRVN